The Helianthus annuus cultivar XRQ/B chromosome 15, HanXRQr2.0-SUNRISE, whole genome shotgun sequence genomic sequence aaaaaaaatgggtAATCATTGGATGAGCATTATAtaccactacacccattttaaacAAATGTTCCATAATGTCTCATTGCTGACTGGATCGCCGCATAGCGGATAATGCCCAAGGGTGGGGTATTATCTTTCTTTACCACTACacatagggctgcaaacgaaccaaacgaacacgaacaagaccttgttcgtgttcgtttattaagaaatatatgtgttcgcgaaccgttcacgaacacttatcgaacgagattttatgttcgtgttcgtttgttaaggaaatgaacttgttcgtgttcgtttgtgtttgtttgttaattttaggcgacgaacgttgacgaacacaaatgagcacaaactaatgttcatgaacacaaatggaaacaaacgaacacaaaaaattgttcatgaacagaatatatattACACCGAcccttattagatatttaatttgtaggaattttgaagtatttaaataaatataaaaactaaaaacactaatgaagtattgaacacaaacgaacacgttaccgaacgttcacgaacataaacgaacgaacacgacctctgttcatgtttgttcatttaactaaacaaacgaaatttcttgttcatgttcgtttgtttagtaaacgaacgaacacaaacgaacttcccaccgaacggtttacgaactgttcgccgaacgtttggttcgtttgcagctcTAGTCTACACATGGTCTAGGAGAGAAGTggaaaaaatattatttaataggAGAGGGAAAAAAGAAAATAAGGGTGAGTTAGGATAGACCGGAAGGTAAATATGTATCAtcaaatatttttatttattatatagatatagattataaTTCAAGCATAGCTTATTTTAGGATAGGTTCGCTAAATTTAACATTTCTATGTATTACAGAAAAGGTGTAACAAATTGAATCAACACTAAACCACATGACTGAAACCGGTTCATACACAGAAGTCATGTGTACAAGACTCATGGTCTCTTTTGAAAGCCATGTTTGGTAAGTTTGCAAACATTATATACATGAATGACCTCTCAGAACCAACATTACAATTACAAGTTCTTACATTTTAGAACAATTTCTATAAACAGCCAACTTACATGTTTTCTAACAATAAGCACAGCTGAAATGTTGATTTCTCCTCATAATAGCAGAAGAAACGAGTAACGAGACAATCAGGAATGATCAAGTATGTATATGAATACCGATAGTTACAACCAAAAtggtaaaaatacaaaaatacaaaacCGCATGAATTAGAATGGCTATGGCACTTGTGTACATGTTCCCAAACTCGATCACCCTGGTTCGTGCTGGCATCTGGAATAGCAACCCTGGTGACAACAATATGAACATAGCCACCGCTACGACCGCAGGCCCCAAATCTATATGTATGGTGTACATATCTAACTAACAAGTTAATGGAACCACTTGCAATATATGTAGAAGATATGGGGGTGATTTATGTTGGATTTACTTAATGATGAAGGGAGATGAAGTCATGGTTTATAAGATAGGGTGGTGGGGGACTAGCTAAGCTTTTTCTATGTTGCAACCTTCTTTTCTCCATCATCAGATTACAATAACATATGTGTCTTTTTTGCATTGCTTTTGGAGTTGATTAAAATGTGGTAgacatttatatatatacttataaGTTATTTAAGTTTATACTAATTTGattttctttaaacaattgtcatttgttaattgtttttagGAAAACTGAATATCTAGTTATGTTTAAGTTTACATCCTATtataaattttgttgaaaatGGATTTATAATAAAAATTGAGTAATTTTTTTGTATCATAAGCTATACAGAGTACTGGTATCATAACGGACCGAACCGATACTGATACCTAGCATACAACGTCGGTACACGTATTGGTATTATCTGAATTGGTGGCGATTTtcgttttttttataatt encodes the following:
- the LOC110909547 gene encoding uncharacterized protein LOC110909547; translated protein: MYTIHIDLGPAVVAVAMFILLSPGLLFQMPARTRVIEFGNMYTSAIAILIHAVLYFCIFTILVVTIGIHIHT